The following is a genomic window from Nitrososphaerota archaeon.
GGGCCGCCTGGGCGACCCCCGGATGCGCACCTATGAGGGTCTCCTTGATGAGCCTCAGGTCGACCGCGTGGTCCTCCAGCCTGTTCGTGCGGGCCGAGAGCCCGAAGTCTATGAAGACCAGGTCCCTCCCTGTCTTCAGCACGTTGGCGGTCGTCAGGTCCCCGTGCATTATCCCAGCCATGTGCATCCGAGCCGCGCTCCTTCCGAATCCCTCGAAAGTGTCCTCCGCCTCGTCCGTCCCTAGCGACCCCACCAGGTCCCTGAGCCTGTCTCCCCGGACATACTCCATCACCAGAGTAGCACGGGGGAGGTCCATGGCATAGAGGAAGGGAACACGAACCCCGGCCCTCTTGGACTGCGCCATAATCTCAGCCTCCCGGACGGTCCTCTGCCGCCTTATCGAGTCGTCGAGGGCCGGGAGCCGGTAAGGGAGCGGCTTCCTTGACTTGAACACCGCCTCCAGCCCCTGCCACTCTCCCAGAGTGATGTCTGCCTCGGCCCCCCTGTAGATGAGGGTCCCAGGAGGGACCTCAGCTTCGCCAGGGCGTGTCGACACCGTCAAGCCTCCATGACTGCCTGACCCTCGCTTCTTGAACGGGAATCCGGGAGCCCGAGCTGTAGGCTAGCCACCCAGTCCAGGCTATCTGAGCCCCGCAGTCTCCGCTGTACTCCAGAGGGGCGGAAGCCATAGCGGCGGAGTGCCGCCCCGCCATGACGGTCATCATCTCTGAGAGCCTCCTGTTGGCGGCAACCCCCCCGACTATCATGACCTCCCGCTTGCCTGTGAACGCGAGGGCCCTCTCTGTGACTTCTGCGACCATGGCGAATGCCGTCTCCTGGACCGAATATGCGACGTCCTTGAACGAGGTCCCCCCGTCGATCATCGTCTTGGAGGCGGTGAGGAGCCCCGAAAAGGATACGTCGTTTCCCTTGACGGCGTAGGGGAGCCTGCGGTATCCGCCTCCCATGGCCGCTTCTTCGATGGCACGACCGCAGGGCGAGGCGAGTCCGTGATGCCGCCCGAGCTGGTCAAGCAGTTGCCCCAGGGTGAGGTCGAGCGACTCGCCCAGGATTCTCCATCGCCCTCCCGAGTGAGAGATTATCATGGTATGGCCGCCCGACACGAGGAGCACCACCGGGTCCTTCATCCCCGTTAGAAGGCAGCCGAGCTCGATGTGTCCCACTGCGTGGTTCACAGGGACCAGGGGGACGTCGAGACCAGCCGCCAGCGTCCTGGCGACGACCCCTCCGACTCGGAGACAGGGCCCGAGTCCGGGTCCCATGGCGTAGGCTACGGCAGAGATCTCGCCCAGGGGGACCTTCGAGGCTTCCATGGCGTCAGCTACGACGGTGGAGGCGGAGGCGAGGTGGCTCTGCGACGCTTCGAAGGGGTGTATCCCGCTCCCTTCAGGGGCCTTGTAGATCGACTTGGAGTTGGAGAGTATTTCCCCCTGGGACGACACGACAGAGACGGAGAAAGTGTGCGCCGTGCTTTCGACGCCGAGGACGAAGCGCTTCATCGGATCCTACAACTTTCGGGATTGGCGGTAGAGGTCCCCTAGCAGGTTGACGTAGGGCTTAACCTCTGAAAGAAAGTCGTCAAACTTGCCCCTCTCGAAGGTGGCGCTGTGCTTCCCCCCTTCCTCGGTTATTTTGGCGGCGAGGACGATACCCCCGCTCCGGTCAGGGTTCGGCTTCAGCTTGGGGAAGTGGATGAGCGCACCGTAGCCTATCTTCTTCCGCCCGACCGTGAAGACCACGTTGTAGTACATGCTGAGCGTTTTGGTGAACTGGGCGAGTTGCTTCTTCCTGCTTTCGCTCCGCTTCACCTGTTCGAAGTCAGCCTCGGACAACCTGTCTATCATCTCCTTGAGGAGCTTCATCTCGCTTACCTTGTTGGTGTATCCAGCGTACTCGATTGGCAGCTGGTAGACGCTGTTCATGACC
Proteins encoded in this region:
- a CDS encoding Kae1-associated serine/threonine protein kinase, whose protein sequence is MSTRPGEAEVPPGTLIYRGAEADITLGEWQGLEAVFKSRKPLPYRLPALDDSIRRQRTVREAEIMAQSKRAGVRVPFLYAMDLPRATLVMEYVRGDRLRDLVGSLGTDEAEDTFEGFGRSAARMHMAGIMHGDLTTANVLKTGRDLVFIDFGLSARTNRLEDHAVDLRLIKETLIGAHPGVAQAALDSLFRGYASEVGSQRFRSVLRQLRSIERRGRYARVV
- the tsaD gene encoding tRNA (adenosine(37)-N6)-threonylcarbamoyltransferase complex transferase subunit TsaD codes for the protein MKRFVLGVESTAHTFSVSVVSSQGEILSNSKSIYKAPEGSGIHPFEASQSHLASASTVVADAMEASKVPLGEISAVAYAMGPGLGPCLRVGGVVARTLAAGLDVPLVPVNHAVGHIELGCLLTGMKDPVVLLVSGGHTMIISHSGGRWRILGESLDLTLGQLLDQLGRHHGLASPCGRAIEEAAMGGGYRRLPYAVKGNDVSFSGLLTASKTMIDGGTSFKDVAYSVQETAFAMVAEVTERALAFTGKREVMIVGGVAANRRLSEMMTVMAGRHSAAMASAPLEYSGDCGAQIAWTGWLAYSSGSRIPVQEARVRQSWRLDGVDTPWRS